Proteins from a single region of Mycobacteriales bacterium:
- the pyrR gene encoding bifunctional pyr operon transcriptional regulator/uracil phosphoribosyltransferase PyrR: MSRALLDAPDVARVVDRIAHQLLEKTGGAAGTVVLGIPTRGVPLARRLAARVKTFEGVDVPVGVLDVTLHRDDLRLRGVRALEPTVEPPGGVDGKLVVLVDDVLYSGRTVRAALDALRDLGRPRAVQLAVLVDRGHRELPIRADYVGKNIPTSLEENVRVLLSETDGRDAVVLEQRSVPPGSGSARGATGGAL; encoded by the coding sequence GTGAGCCGTGCGCTCCTCGACGCCCCGGACGTGGCCCGGGTCGTCGATCGCATCGCCCATCAGCTGCTGGAGAAGACCGGCGGCGCGGCCGGCACCGTGGTGCTCGGCATTCCCACCCGCGGTGTCCCGCTGGCCCGCCGGCTCGCGGCCCGGGTGAAGACCTTCGAGGGAGTCGACGTCCCCGTCGGCGTGCTCGACGTGACCCTGCACCGCGACGACCTCCGGCTGCGCGGTGTCCGCGCGCTGGAGCCGACGGTCGAGCCGCCCGGCGGCGTCGACGGCAAGCTGGTCGTCCTGGTCGACGACGTCCTCTACTCCGGCCGTACGGTCCGGGCCGCCCTGGACGCGCTGCGGGACCTCGGCCGGCCGCGGGCGGTCCAGCTGGCGGTGCTGGTCGACCGCGGGCACCGGGAGCTGCCGATCCGGGCCGACTACGTCGGCAAGAACATCCCGACCTCGCTGGAGGAGAACGTCCGGGTGCTGCTGTCGGAGACCGACGGCCGGGACGCGGTCGTGCTGGAGCAGCGGTCGGTGCCCCCGGGGAGCGGGAGCGCCCGCGGCGCGACCGGGGGTGCGCTGTGA
- a CDS encoding transcriptional regulator — protein MTSDYARALGARLRAIRTQQGLSLHGVEKKSKGRWKAVVVGSYERGDRAVTVQKLAELADFYGVPVSELLPEGRAASSATPAQKIVLNLERLFQLPPDQVGPLARYAQAIQSQRGDYNNKVLSIRGEDLRSLSIIYDLSEGELTERLIEWGVLAPDARSIDPALDRRSDDRRSADRS, from the coding sequence ATGACCAGCGACTACGCCAGGGCCCTCGGCGCCCGTCTGCGCGCGATCCGCACGCAGCAGGGGCTCTCGCTGCACGGCGTTGAAAAGAAGTCCAAGGGCCGATGGAAGGCCGTCGTCGTCGGCTCGTACGAGCGCGGCGACCGTGCGGTCACGGTGCAGAAGCTCGCGGAGCTCGCCGACTTCTACGGCGTGCCCGTCAGCGAGCTGTTGCCCGAGGGGCGCGCGGCGTCCTCGGCCACCCCGGCCCAGAAGATCGTGCTGAACCTGGAGCGGCTGTTCCAGCTGCCGCCGGACCAGGTCGGCCCGCTCGCCCGTTACGCGCAGGCGATACAGAGCCAGCGCGGCGACTACAACAACAAGGTCCTGTCCATCCGGGGCGAGGACCTGCGGTCGCTGTCGATCATCTACGACCTGTCCGAGGGCGAGCTGACCGAGCGGCTGATCGAGTGGGGAGTGCTCGCGCCGGACGCGCGCAGCATCGACCCGGCGCTCGACCGGCGCTCGGACGATCGGCGCTCCGCCGACCGCTCGTAG